Proteins encoded in a region of the Stieleria neptunia genome:
- a CDS encoding sodium/solute symporter, which produces MIYDPSWIAVFVFFTFVGATVGLSFYLGRKAKSSAGYFAAHGQIPWAVNGIAFAGDYLSAASFLGICGMIASYGYDGFLYSIGFLAGWIVALFVIAEPMKRLGRFTFADALDAKFDSRGIKAAAGASTLVVSVFYLIPQMVGAGSLIQPLLGFPHWVGVVLVGIVVITIVVTAGMVSTTWVQFLKGSLLVIFSAVLVVLLLGRGFVAQPDAFETIGPMPASDLNQPEIAGRSVLPAADGWQEHEDLVRFTRSDDVGFDLFHVQPAGEDQVILRQAQAIRGTSDGDLVDGAPLGRDAKQKELKPVGTLTKLPDGQSETGPLGPVSFFNTLGDSEVVLWRNKTVEHDDETKSTVYFQKLTPGNEVLRPGEHPKFAGIRSDAPSGKLNFLSLMLALFCGTASLPHILIRYYTVKDGAAARKSTIVGIASIGFFYVLTLYLGLGAMTSGSMDLTDSNMAAPLLARSISTWLFAIISAIAFTTVLGTVSGLILASSGAVAHDILVGVVGMQLSEAKKVRIAKIAAVVVGAIAIVLGILFKEMNVGYLVGWAFSVAASANLPALVMLLFWKATTKEGIVASVLVGMTSSLGWILLSADTYKSVYGWDPELAYAPFSQPGIVTIPLAFVTLIVVSLMTQPKAAAA; this is translated from the coding sequence GTGATTTACGACCCTTCATGGATTGCCGTTTTTGTCTTTTTTACGTTTGTCGGTGCGACGGTCGGCCTGAGTTTTTACTTGGGACGAAAAGCGAAATCGTCGGCGGGTTATTTTGCCGCTCACGGCCAAATCCCGTGGGCGGTCAATGGGATCGCGTTCGCGGGGGATTACTTGTCCGCGGCCTCGTTCCTGGGCATCTGCGGAATGATCGCCTCCTACGGCTACGACGGCTTCTTGTATTCGATCGGCTTTTTGGCGGGTTGGATCGTGGCCTTGTTCGTCATCGCCGAGCCGATGAAACGCTTGGGGCGATTCACCTTCGCCGACGCGTTGGATGCCAAATTTGATTCACGCGGGATCAAAGCCGCCGCGGGCGCCAGCACGCTGGTGGTCAGCGTGTTTTATCTGATTCCCCAGATGGTCGGTGCCGGATCGCTGATCCAGCCGTTGCTCGGTTTCCCGCACTGGGTGGGCGTCGTGCTGGTCGGGATTGTCGTGATCACGATCGTCGTCACCGCGGGCATGGTTTCGACGACGTGGGTGCAGTTTCTGAAAGGATCCTTGTTGGTCATTTTCAGCGCCGTACTGGTCGTGTTGTTGCTCGGCCGCGGGTTTGTGGCCCAGCCCGATGCGTTTGAAACGATCGGCCCGATGCCGGCGTCCGACTTGAATCAACCCGAGATCGCCGGTCGGTCCGTTTTGCCGGCCGCGGATGGTTGGCAGGAACACGAGGATCTGGTCCGTTTCACGCGCAGCGATGATGTCGGCTTTGATCTTTTTCACGTCCAACCGGCCGGCGAGGACCAAGTCATCTTGCGGCAGGCGCAAGCGATCCGGGGAACGTCCGACGGAGACCTGGTCGATGGCGCACCGCTGGGACGCGACGCGAAGCAGAAGGAACTGAAGCCGGTCGGCACGCTCACCAAACTACCCGATGGCCAGTCAGAGACGGGGCCGCTGGGGCCGGTCAGTTTCTTCAACACCCTCGGTGACAGCGAAGTCGTGCTGTGGCGGAACAAGACGGTCGAGCACGACGATGAAACCAAATCGACGGTCTACTTTCAAAAACTGACACCCGGCAACGAAGTCCTCCGCCCCGGTGAACACCCCAAATTCGCCGGCATTCGAAGCGACGCGCCCAGCGGCAAGTTGAATTTTCTTTCGTTGATGCTGGCCTTGTTTTGCGGGACCGCATCGCTGCCCCACATCCTGATCCGCTACTACACCGTCAAAGACGGCGCGGCGGCCCGCAAGAGCACGATCGTCGGGATCGCCAGCATCGGTTTCTTCTACGTCCTGACGCTGTACCTGGGACTCGGTGCGATGACCAGCGGCTCGATGGATTTGACCGACAGCAACATGGCCGCTCCGCTGCTGGCACGCAGCATCAGCACGTGGTTGTTCGCGATCATTTCCGCGATCGCATTCACGACGGTGCTGGGGACCGTCAGCGGATTGATCCTGGCCAGCAGTGGCGCCGTCGCCCACGACATCCTGGTCGGCGTGGTCGGCATGCAGTTGTCCGAAGCCAAAAAGGTACGGATCGCAAAGATCGCCGCGGTCGTCGTCGGCGCGATCGCGATCGTGCTGGGAATCCTGTTCAAAGAAATGAACGTCGGCTACCTGGTCGGCTGGGCCTTCAGTGTCGCCGCCAGCGCCAACCTGCCCGCGTTGGTGATGCTGCTGTTCTGGAAAGCGACGACCAAGGAAGGCATCGTGGCCAGCGTGCTGGTCGGCATGACCAGCTCACTCGGTTGGATCCTGCTGTCGGCCGACACCTACAAGAGCGTCTATGGCTGGGATCCGGAGCTGGCCTATGCACCGTTCAGCCAACCCGGCATCGTCACGATTCCCTTGGCGTTTGTCACGCTGATTGTGGTTTCGTTGATGACACAGCCGAAAGCGGCCGCGGCTTGA
- a CDS encoding DUF485 domain-containing protein, with translation MSSLSDTQRSNARLGLWLFAVYLVLYLGFVFLSAFAADVMERPVLAGLNLAIVYGFGLIVGALVMALLYGVLCKSEPLNESTDGSASHGASTGDKPQGDPA, from the coding sequence ATGTCGTCGCTTTCGGACACACAACGCTCCAACGCCCGCTTGGGGCTCTGGCTGTTCGCTGTTTATTTGGTGCTTTATCTGGGGTTCGTGTTTCTCAGCGCGTTTGCCGCGGACGTGATGGAACGCCCCGTTCTCGCCGGATTGAACCTGGCCATCGTCTATGGGTTCGGATTGATCGTCGGCGCCTTGGTGATGGCATTGCTCTATGGAGTGCTTTGCAAATCCGAACCGTTGAACGAATCAACAGACGGTTCGGCATCACACGGTGCGTCCACTGGCGATAAGCCGCAGGGGGACCCGGCGTGA